Below is a genomic region from Bombus pascuorum chromosome 7, iyBomPasc1.1, whole genome shotgun sequence.
gttctttttaaataataatctttggtttcattttatgtattataaaaaagaatgaaactaGGACagaattccattaaaaatagtaaaaatatgttACACTAGAAAAGGCTCACTGTATATACAATATCATTCatatttagatattaataaaagatcGTAATAATTCCTAAAATTCTTTGCAAACAAGAAGCACATTGCTACATATTGTTAGATTCTGATGTTATTAGTGGAAAGTTTTGTGTATCTATAAGTAAATCTTCATTTATATTTGCTTTTTCTTCAGGTTCGAATTCATCTACATCCTCTCCATCAGTTATTACTTGAGGACCGGTAGATTTATATTGGAATGCAGAATGTGATAAATCAACTTCAACAGGAAATAACATTGCAGAGGATAATAAATCTCGTGTATTAGAATAGTATTTTGCTAAACCAGCTGCAAATTTTTGCAATTGCCATACCACATCCTGAACATGTTTATTGTCTAATAATTCGAGTTTTACAAGTACATCCGATCTAAGTTTACCAAATTTTGCACGAGCTTCTTGTCGACATCTTAAGATTAGACGATATTCATAATTGCCTGTTTCCACTCGATAAAAAGGTTCTTGTATTGTTGCGTAACTTTGTTCCTCATCatccatttcttttattttcaagcaataagaaagatattcaaattttgCATCAGCATATTTGCTTATGGTTAATCGAGTATCTGGAATAGCTTTGTGAAGGTATGTGCCTAAATCATTTAATATAGGTttcagattttttaaaattgttattccatatttttccatttgtcTATGTTGTTCACCAAATTGTCTGAAAGCTTCACTAGCTCGTGGTTGTGGCTCTCTTACTCCTATCGCAGCAAAGGCATCACCAAATACTAAAATATGCAATATAATGAtacttaaaacaaaatattattgtaatatttatatatatatataatctcaaaattgaataatttttgacacagttaaatttaaaaatgacttttgaaatttgataatttatttaaaaatgtataacaatacctttgtatatttgtattaaatcaAAAAAACTATGTAAAGTAGCATTAGCATGGGAAACTAAACctctatacaaattttctgtgtGCTGCAATGCCATTAAACGTTGTACAAGTGCATCGTTACAAAGAATGGCACGCGATAATCCAAGTGCATCTGCTGTTGCACTTCCCATTCCTTCAATTAATCTATGTTTTacctaaaattaatttaaggattaaaataatgtaatcatttacaataaatatataagtttAGACAATAAATACCTTTTTCAAAGCTATATCAAGAGTACGACCTTGTTTAGGATCggcatgtaatttattataattaatactgACTTGAGAATCACAAGATTGTATCATTTTTGCAACTTCTACTTTTGTCTTTCCTTTAACTGATACTCCATTTACTGCTACAAGTTCATCTCCTGATTGTAAAGTACCATCTATAGCTGCAGGTGAATAGtcaaaaatttgtacaatatacaaGCAGGGGCATAATGGTGCTCCACCTCCAATACTTATGCCGATAAGATTActgctatctttttgtattACAATATTGCCAGAAGTTATGGTCATACCCctgtataaattaatgaaacaaaagaatacATGAATATATTGTTTCACATAAAATACTTGTATAATACTTATTTGATACAATTGACTTCCATACTCATATTCTTAGCATGAAATAagttataaacatatttattataataacaacaataataataaattaataagacttcttatataaatgcatataaatataaagtatgcTGTACATTAACATAAAACTATCTATTAGattattgtttataatattttttaacagctAATAATGTGCATAAatagatacaaaattattttaaaagcttAGAGGTATgacatttcataaaataaagcttaatatataaataaggaagaataaaaccatttaaatacaaatctgTATCAAATAACTGGTCAAAAAGAATCCTTACCTGAATGTtctgataataattaaatgtttagaaatattaaactaaaaaatattgaattatgttattaatttttatgaaacactataaacaaattaaataccaattaatatattaaaatataactttagCATTAAACACATTATTATCAAAACTTACGTATTATTGGGTAGATGATGAAGAGACTGATCTTGACTGACCAGTTCTACATCTGGTCTACGTTCCATAAtgattaaaagaaacagaaaatatacAGTTTGTAACATCTCTTAAAtgtattatagaaaatgttagtaaaagaaatttaaatgaaagacAAGATAGTAGAACATAAAAATGCATACATGCGATCTTCCATTGTAGTAAATTGATGCAATTGTACGCTAGCTGATGGCACGGTGGTTAATGAAACAAAACTTTCTTTAGATTCATCGACAATATTTGTTaaagttatattatttgtagATAGTACTGTTTGATCCACTAGACTATTCCACCGTACCGTGGTATACAAACATgcattttacaagaaaaaggaagcatatgtaaattgaaatgtaacacatatcaataaataaataatcaattgTATGAAACCAACATCTTATCTTCTTCGAAGAAGAAATCATCATAATCCATGCTTGCAATCTGTAATGTTAATAAAGATTAAGTTAGTGTTCaacattttgattttttagaTGTAATGttagttataattaaataaaatattttattgatatacattataatccttgtatttttaatttaatttgtgaTGAACTGTAACAGAATAAACGCGtaacattaaaaacaaatactaATCCTAATACCTTTATGAACTACTTATATCAAAGAAACAAGTCAATATGACACATGTAAACTCTCCTTCTCAGTTTCaaggaataaatataatcgattCTTTGTTACTGTGTTTTGCATCGTTGTCATGTGCATGTATGTAGAGATGTGCATACAGATTCAAATAAtcgaaaacaaattaaatttattttcacaacTGGTActtttttatagatatataactttttacgaaatttttcttttgtaaataattactttagaaacattatatttattaaaaacataaacataaaagTAAGTACGTTCTACTGCTGGTTACTTTACGCGTGATTTTATTGGTACTGATAAATTTTCTAGTAATTATAAGCAAGATCATATAAACAGATCTCATTTGCCAGAGAAAACTGTCCGAAAATTGAGTCGTGAAAATCAACATGGAAGACAACGAAGTTCTAGTTCTTTAGACATAGATAGAAATGAACAGAGTGTCTCTGCTTGGTATTTCTGTATGTGAATCACGAGACCCGATTATATGATCTTGATCCCCGTTACACAGTTCCCTTTTTGGGAATGACCATTCACGATCACGTAAATAAATCTCAATACTCATATACAAAAAAGCACCGAAGCGACTCAATTTTCAGATGGTTTTCCCTAGCAAACGTCGAGAATCGAGCATGTTATGTGAGGTACAGGTGATACAATACATAATACTACCTCGATCGACGTAACAATGAATTCCACTTTCAAAAATGTTTGCActgataaataaatgtatgtgTTTTTCTTACTATATTTTGcatgcaaattttattaattctctaAAAATCTATGTATTTCAATAAGTAAttaggaaaatataatttttagtacAAAACTTCCAACTTACATGCGTtacttttaacattttaacaaGTATGTACATCGTTTcgcatatattattatatattacatatattaagggttattttaacgaattctTGATATCACATGACGCCATGTTCCTTATGTTACTTCTTTTGTCCGTCTGTTCCATGAGTTGTATATAGCGCGACGCGAATAAGTATTCAGATAGCCAAATCTGTGTTAGCAGATTTTGTTGGAAACCTGTTATCagcttcgagtttgactattttatttccttagtgaggtcagtgggatgttttctttttagtcttctttctatgagatTTGTGACAATGAGCTTCGGCTCGAAGTGACACAACTAGTCGCTAAACGTTGCCGAGGTCACGGGATGACCGtttttacctaacagaggtatggagtaattgtatagctcttcttaaaaaaaaatatatagtcgTAGCAACACACGACAACaaactttccaacggtttcCATCCCGTGGCTCGCTATACAAAAACCCTATTCTTCGGATAACATGATTGCCAGATGTCGATACATCTTCACAGTATATTTCCAGCTTGCCTaaggacccgctataaatcttaggatttatttAGCTAAGGTTCTTTAAACGGACAAATAATCTTGATCTTAACAGTCCCTAAATTCATCACCTACtacgggaagttatgggaaatctgtttttctcacgtacgaCGCTTTCCGCTAGcaactctctctcaagggcggttAGCATCCTTCTTCAACCaccaatatagaaattaaccaattaagagcaacgtccatttccctcactttccgaacgaaggctttcctcgacgaatcccaTGATCTCGTATCCTTAGACACACCTCATCATAGTTTTCTGCAGTATCATTGTGACGAAAAGTCATTCTCTCGTGCGATCTCATCAGCGAGTTACACAGCGTCTTTACTATCAGTGAATGCTATACGTTTTAACAAAGGTTAGTTGAATAATACTTGTACTGTGGATAAGTAAGTTGAGTACGACTTAGACTTTTGAAGAAAGCACATTTGTTACcccgttttttttcttttttttttttatttgcgtttattttacaaacaattctcgttagagaattttaagtaaatttatctgacgtggtactatgacatgattaataagtgtttatagtatgtttgattctatttgaatctagtgcttaggtctaaggtatAATGTTTTTTCAGCCTGCAGATccgttccgacgtgtcgagtagttgagtaattacaGGGTGTTTTACCACGAATTGTCTATTGGTTAGGTAGGATTTTAGGATGGAGTAGTACTTGTGTGGTAGGGTTTTCTTTAGTTTGAATAAAAGTCCTTCATGCCATACTTCGTCGAATGCCTCTTCAATGTCTAGAAATACCGTCTAGAAAGAAAACTTATTGATTAATAGATATGTTACTCGTATGGTGTTCGGTCACTCTGTGCGTAACCCGGGATCCATCCCTCGGACGAGGCGGCCAGCGTCAacaggagtcgtaaattcctgTTACGATTATAGATAATCGATGCCACGAACTGATCGATTCCCTTATTTCTATTAGGATAATAAGGGAGGTTCAATTGAGTTTACACTGAATTaacacgtataaaataatgtttattccaacaactttgtaaaaGAGGATAGTTACACTGATACGTAGATACAAGTTAATAAGTGATTGATTTTAAGGGTAGAGACCCGTTACTTACATGATGACTATTCTAACGATGGAGAATAAGTGAAGTTTAGTGACGATGTTGTGTCGGAGGAAATCTAGTGATGAGTGTGTCTAGCGCATGGGGCTGTCACGGCTGAAATTCGAGCAGCTATATTgctacgtcgcgtgagatggtccaCGGGACATCCCTCATGGTCAGGCCACCTAGGCCTGCCCATCGTCACGGTGGCCCGTATTAGGCCCAAGGAACCCCCATAAACCGCATCTGTTAAACATTAAGGTACAGTCATATAGACATCGCCGGTTTATGAGGGTTCCCAAAAATCCGTTGGTCTGTTGCACATCCTcgctaattgcgaagaaagcagatgtgccctgcgaaactgctgggttttccccaagaacaaggacacccatgagccaaatttgcaggagactttctcctcgtattgtatttattaacattggccataaccaatgggcatcgtggatcgttaccctcactattctacccaaaagagtaaacagcgaatccgcgtccttagttcagaaggGAACACcctcaccgagttttcctcagtaagagcagtagagcagtcagGGAGTCTTGAAcagtcacgcctagagctcggaagtgtattggaaacataagaaaaaaataaaagtttcttttctccttaaatttcCTTTCCGGTCCTCCCAAACTGGGACGTTTGGTTGGACAGAGGCGCACCTGCCCTGATCTACAGGGTGACGCAGGTGCTCACGGGACACGGGTGCTTCGGGGAATATCTACGCCGAATCGGGAAAGAGGCGACCGCGCGTTGCCACCACTGCGACGCAAGTGTGGACTCGACGCAGCACACGCTGGAACATTGCCCGGCGTGGGCAGCGCCGTGACACTCTCTCACCAGGGAAATAGGGCTCGACCTCTCACCACCGGCGATTTTTGAAGCGTTACTGACGAGCGAGAAGAGCAGGAAGGCCGTAGCCTCCTTCTGCGAGCTAGTTATGCTGCGGAAGGAGGCGGCGGAGCGGGTGAGGAAGCGGGTGAGGGTGCGGGCTTCCCATCCCGAGAGGATTGGCCGACGAGGACGCGGCGGTGCCCGTGGTCGCGCCTTCATGAGGCGCGTGAGAGCCGCCGCGACCTCCGAAGGGGATTGAAATTAGGTGCTGGACCCTCGAGCACCCGGGAGCCACCGAGCAGTccggttggggatccggacgGCCCCTCGGAGAATGCGCGACGTGACATGGCAGTACGCCGCGCCATTTACGGACAGAATGTTGTACGGGGGGGGGGGGTCCGGTGTGTCGCCtcagcggttcccgggcacccCTCGATCGCAAGAGggacggtcatcgtggaggttttagtcggttggagtccgacactaccacgccgctcttccccctagaaGCGGCGGGTGTCCGTGAGGATTttctccacgaaaaaaaaaagtgctTTTAGATCCTCTAAGAGTGGGAGTCGTATCATTAACGTCTTCTCGAATAGTTTGGATAAGGTGGGTAGAAGACTAATTATGCGATAAGAGCTGGTTTCATGTATTGGTCTTCCAGGTTTGGGAATGAGAATAATCAATGATATTTTCCAGGACTTGGGATAGTATTGAACGTGGAGAATTGCATTAAAAACGTTCAACGACACTTCCTAGCACGAGGTGTTCAATGACACTTTCTAGGATTAGGTATTCAAGGACACTTCCTGGGCCAAGGTATTTCATGACACTTCCAGGATCGAGGCGTTCCACGACACTTCCTGGGCCGAGATGTTTAACGACACTTTCAGAAGCGAGATGATCTACGACACTTCCTGGGTCGTGAACTTTAACTGGAAATCTTTCGGCAACGACGAGGACTACTGCGATCCAGACTACGAGGGAGACAACGTACCCTCTACGCAATGGCCCTTTGACCGCATCACCTAGTTCACCTGTTTTGCAGTTCGGTATCATCCGAACGGTCACAGTTTATACGGCAACGAGCATCTTGGATGTAGGCGCCAAGCGACTCGTCACACTACCGAGCCAACCCGATCCAGTGGAATACGGATAACCAGCAAGGAGTTGAATGAGAGATCCAATTAATTTTACCTTCACAGAACTTTTGATTGGTACCCTCTCAACGGGGGGAGAGTGTTACGTATCCGGTGACTCTGTCCAAAAACCAGGCTTCATGCCACGGGTAAGATGGCAGCCAGATATCTACACATCCTTGCTGCGTACTCTCAATGGCCTTCAGAACCCAccataaatatttgcattttcatAGCTAAGGTCCCTTAGACCAAAcaagtatcttttatttcaagtgTTCCTTACATTTATTGTCTACTtcgggaagatacgggaaagtTGTTAGTTTTTCTCACGTTCGGTATCTtccgctagcaactttctatcgaggacggctaatacccttcctagtccaccaaCTTTCTTATTATTCAATCAGAAACAATGTTTActgccctcactttcctaaccaaaaatgtcatcaacaaatccgatggccctgtcacgtaaaataataataaatgaaaggaaatttaaggagaaaagaaacttttatttttttcttatgtttccaatacacttccgagctctaggcgtgactgTTCAAGACTCCctgactgctctactgctcttactgaggaaaactcggtgaggGTGTTCccttctgaactaaggacgcggattcgctgtttactcttttgggtagaatagtgagggtaacgatccacgatgcccattggttatggccaatgttaataaatacaatacgaggagaaagtctcctgcaaatttggctcatgggtgtccttgttcttggggaaaacccagcagtttcgcagggcacatctgctttcttcgcaattagcgAGGATGTGCAACAGACCAACGGATTTTTGGGAACCCTCATAAACCGGCGATGTCTATATGACTGTACCTTAATGTTTAACAGATGCGGTTTATGGGGGTTCCTTGGGCCTAATACGGGCCACCGTGACGATGGGCAGGCCTAGGTGGCCTGACCATGAGGGATGTCCCGtggaccatctcacgcgacgtagcAATATAGCTGCTCGAATTTCAGCCGTGACAGCCCCATGCGCTAGACACACTCATCACTAGATTTCCTCCGACACAACATCGTCACTAAACTTCACTTATTCTCCATCGTTAGAATAGTCATCATGTAAGTAACGGGTCTCTACCCTTAAAATCAATCACTTATTAACTTGTATCTACGTATCAGTGTAACTATCCTCttttacaaagttgttggaataaacattattttatacgtgttAATTCAGTGTAAACTCAATTGAACCTCCCTTATTATCCTAATAGAAATAAGGGAATCGATCAGTTCGTGGCATCGATTATCTATAATCGTAAcaggaatttacgactcctgtTGACGCTGGCCGCCTCGTCCGAGGGATGGATCCCGGGTTACGCACAGAGTGACCGAACACCATACGAGTAACATATCTATTAATCAATAAGTTTTCTTTCTAGACGGTATTTCTAGACATTGAAGAGGCATTCGACGAAGTATGGCATGAAGGACTTTTATTCAAACTAAAGAAAACCCTACCACACAAGTACTACTCCATCCTAAAATCCTACCTAACCAATAGACAATTCGTGGTAAAACACCCtgtaattactcaactactcgacacgtcggaacggATCTGCAGGCTGAAAAAACATTataccttagacctaagcactagattcaaatagaatcaaacatactataaacacttattaatcatgtcatagtaccacgtcagataaatttacttaaaattctctaacgagaattgtttgtaaaataaacgcaaataaaaaaaaaaaagaaaaaaaacgggGTAACAAATGTGCTTTCTTCAAAAGTCTAAGTCGTACTCAACTTACTTATCCACAGTACAAGTATTATTCAACTAACCTTTGTTAAAACGTATAGCATTCACTGATAGTAAAGACGCTGTGTAACTCGCTGATGAGATCGCACGAGAGAATGACTTTTCGTCACAATGATACTGCAGAAAACTATGATGAGGTGTGTCTAAGGATACGAGATCAtgggattcgtcgaggaaagccttcgttcggaaagtgagggaaatggacgttgctcttaattggttaatttctatattggtGGTTGAAGAAGGATGCTaaccgcccttgagagagagttgCTAGCGGAAAGCGtcgtacgtgagaaaaacagatttcccataacttcccgtaGTAGGTGATGAATTTAGGGACTGTTAAGATCAAGATTATTTGTCCGTTTAAAGAACCTTAGCTaaataaatcctaagatttatagcgggtccttAGGCAAGCTGGAAATATACTGTGAAGATGTATCGACATCTGGCAATCATGTTATCCGAAGAATAGGGTTTTTGTATAGCGAGCCACGGGATGgaaaccgttggaaagtttGTTGTCGTGTGTTGCTAcgactatatatttttttttaagaagagctatacaattactccatacctctgttaggtaaaaaCGGTCATCCCGTGACCTCGGCAACGTTTAGCGACTAGTTGTGTCACTTCGAGCCGAAGCTCATTGTCACAAatctcatagaaagaagactaaaaagaaaacatcccactgacctcactaaggaaataaaatagtcaaactcgaagctGATAACAGGTTTCCAACAAAATCTGCTAACACAGATTTGGCTATCTGAATACTTATTCGCGTCGCGCTATATACAACTCATGGAACAGACGGACAAAAGAAGTAACATAAGGAACATGGCGTCATGTGATATCAagaattcgttaaaataacccttaatatatgtaatatataataatatatgcgAAACGATGTACATACttgttaaaatgttaaaagtaACGCATGTAAGTTGGAAGTTTTgtactaaaaattatattttcctaaTTACTTATTGAAATACATAGATTTTtagagaattaataaaatttgcatgCAAAATATAGTAAGAAAAAcacatacatttatttatcagTGCAAACATTTTTGAAAGTGGAATTCATTGTTACGTCGATCGAGGTAGTATTATGTATTGTATCACCTGTACCTCACATAACATGCTCGATTCTCGACGTTTGCTAGGGAAAACCATCTGAAAATTGAGTCGCTTCGGTGCTTTTTTGTATATGAGTATTGAGATTTATTTACGTGATCGTGAATGGTCATTCCCAAAAAGGGAACTGTGTAACGGGGATCAAGATCATATAATCGGGTCTCGTGATTCACATACAGAAATACCAAGCAGAGACACTCTGTTCATTTCTATCTATGTCTAAAGAACTAGAACTTCGTTGTCTTCCATGTTGATTTTCACGACTCAATTTTCGGACAGTTTTCTCTGGCAAATGAGATCTGTTTATATGATCTTGCTTATAATTACTAGAAAATTTATCAGTACCAATAAAATCACGCGTAAAGTAACCAGCAGTAGAACGTACTTActtttatgtttatgtttttaataaatataatgtttctaaagtaattatttacaaaagaaaaatttcgtaaaaagttatatatctataaaaaagTACCAgttgtgaaaataaatttaatttgttttcgaTTATTTGAATCTGTATGCACATCTCTACATACATGCACATGACAACGATGCAAAACACAGTAACAAAGaatcgattatatttattccttGAAACTGAGAAGGAGAGTTTACATGTGTCATATTGACTTGTTTCTTTGATATAAGTAGTTCATAAAGGTATTAGGATtagtatttgtttttaatgttaCGCGTTTATTCTGTTACAGTTCAtcacaaattaaattaaaaatacaaggattataatgtatatcaataaaatattttatttaattataactaaCATTACAtctaaaaaatcaaaatgttGAACACTAACTTAATCTTTATTAACATTACAGATTGCAAGCATGGATTATGATGATTTCTTCTTCGAAGAAGATAAGATGTTGGTTTCATAcaattgattatttatttattgatatgtgttacatttcaatttacatatgcttcctttttcttgtaaaatgcATGTTTGTATACCACGGTACGGTGGAATAGTCTAGTGGATCAAACAGTACTATctacaaataatataactttAACAAATATTGTCGATGAATCTAAAGAAAGTTTTGTTTCATTAACCACCGTGCCATCAGCTAGCGTACAATTGCATCAATTTACTACAATGGAAGATCGCATGTATGCATTTTTATGTTCTACTATCTTgtctttcatttaaatttcttttactaacattttctataatacaTTTAAGAGATGTTACAAACTgtatattttctgtttcttttaatcaTTATGGAACGTAGACCAGATGTAGAACTGGTCAGTCAAGATCAGTCTCTTCATCATCTACCCAATAATACGTAAGTTTTGATAATAATGTGTTTAATGctaaagttatattttaatatattaattggtatttaatttgtttatagtgtttcataaaaattaataacataattcaatattttttagtttaatatttctaaacatttaattattat
It encodes:
- the LOC132909251 gene encoding PRKCA-binding protein-like isoform X4, giving the protein MEDRMGMTITSGNIVIQKDSSNLIGISIGGGAPLCPCLYIVQIFDYSPAAIDGTLQSGDELVAVNGVSVKGKTKVEVAKMIQSCDSQVSINYNKLHADPKQGRTLDIALKKVKHRLIEGMGSATADALGLSRAILCNDALVQRLMALQHTENLYRGLVSHANATLHSFFDLIQIYKVFGDAFAAIGVREPQPRASEAFRQFGEQHRQMEKYGITILKNLKPILNDLGTYLHKAIPDTRLTISKYADAKFEYLSYCLKIKEMDDEEQSYATIQEPFYRVETGNYEYRLILRCRQEARAKFGKLRSDVLVKLELLDNKHVQDVVWQLQKFAAGLAKYYSNTRDLLSSAMLFPVEVDLSHSAFQYKSTGPQVITDGEDVDEFEPEEKANINEDLLIDTQNFPLITSESNNM
- the LOC132909251 gene encoding PRKCA-binding protein-like isoform X3, whose amino-acid sequence is MDYDDFFFEEDKMGMTITSGNIVIQKDSSNLIGISIGGGAPLCPCLYIVQIFDYSPAAIDGTLQSGDELVAVNGVSVKGKTKVEVAKMIQSCDSQVSINYNKLHADPKQGRTLDIALKKVKHRLIEGMGSATADALGLSRAILCNDALVQRLMALQHTENLYRGLVSHANATLHSFFDLIQIYKVFGDAFAAIGVREPQPRASEAFRQFGEQHRQMEKYGITILKNLKPILNDLGTYLHKAIPDTRLTISKYADAKFEYLSYCLKIKEMDDEEQSYATIQEPFYRVETGNYEYRLILRCRQEARAKFGKLRSDVLVKLELLDNKHVQDVVWQLQKFAAGLAKYYSNTRDLLSSAMLFPVEVDLSHSAFQYKSTGPQVITDGEDVDEFEPEEKANINEDLLIDTQNFPLITSESNNM
- the LOC132909251 gene encoding PRKCA-binding protein-like isoform X1 codes for the protein MLQTVYFLFLLIIMERRPDVELVSQDQSLHHLPNNTGMTITSGNIVIQKDSSNLIGISIGGGAPLCPCLYIVQIFDYSPAAIDGTLQSGDELVAVNGVSVKGKTKVEVAKMIQSCDSQVSINYNKLHADPKQGRTLDIALKKVKHRLIEGMGSATADALGLSRAILCNDALVQRLMALQHTENLYRGLVSHANATLHSFFDLIQIYKVFGDAFAAIGVREPQPRASEAFRQFGEQHRQMEKYGITILKNLKPILNDLGTYLHKAIPDTRLTISKYADAKFEYLSYCLKIKEMDDEEQSYATIQEPFYRVETGNYEYRLILRCRQEARAKFGKLRSDVLVKLELLDNKHVQDVVWQLQKFAAGLAKYYSNTRDLLSSAMLFPVEVDLSHSAFQYKSTGPQVITDGEDVDEFEPEEKANINEDLLIDTQNFPLITSESNNM
- the LOC132909251 gene encoding PRKCA-binding protein-like isoform X2, which gives rise to MEDRIPDVELVSQDQSLHHLPNNTGMTITSGNIVIQKDSSNLIGISIGGGAPLCPCLYIVQIFDYSPAAIDGTLQSGDELVAVNGVSVKGKTKVEVAKMIQSCDSQVSINYNKLHADPKQGRTLDIALKKVKHRLIEGMGSATADALGLSRAILCNDALVQRLMALQHTENLYRGLVSHANATLHSFFDLIQIYKVFGDAFAAIGVREPQPRASEAFRQFGEQHRQMEKYGITILKNLKPILNDLGTYLHKAIPDTRLTISKYADAKFEYLSYCLKIKEMDDEEQSYATIQEPFYRVETGNYEYRLILRCRQEARAKFGKLRSDVLVKLELLDNKHVQDVVWQLQKFAAGLAKYYSNTRDLLSSAMLFPVEVDLSHSAFQYKSTGPQVITDGEDVDEFEPEEKANINEDLLIDTQNFPLITSESNNM